The Danio rerio strain Tuebingen ecotype United States chromosome 19, GRCz12tu, whole genome shotgun sequence genome includes the window AATATTTGACTTAATGTGATGTTTATTCAAACACACTGcacaaattaattcattatttgaaATTAACATTGTGACAAGTCTAACTCATCACAAACATGTTGTAATAcaaaattcaaatgtaaaattcgAAATAATGAAGTTAATTAGTTTATTCaaaagttttgagtaatatgaATTTATCAGGATTTATCGTGTGGTAGCACCCATTGACTtatttatacactacctgacaaaagtcttgtcatttatccaagttttaggaacaacaaataaaaacttgacctatagttgatcatttgatatcagaagtggcttatatgacagacaaatgcctctagattatgcttttttaactaaaataaaatatgatcatgccatgattttttcattatttaaataggacagcaaggtctgactttgctcagacaaatgtcttgtcacttaacagaaataatgatcCGTATACAATATgcagtcatggtgcagtggaaaaagaattaatattgggTATAaatcccatgagcttggaggattggatccatacatctctgcaatcactcaaatcacttattaataaagtcatctggaatggcaaagaaagcgttcttgcaggactcccagagttcatcaagaatttttggattcatcttcagtgccttctCCTTCtggagactgggctggccaatcctggagcaccttgatcttctttgctttcaggaacttgatgagaaggctgaagtataagaaggagcgctatcctgctaaaaaAAATTGCCCACTCGTGgggtttgtaatataatgggctgcacaaatgtcttgatacatcaggctgatgatgttgttttccttcaccaaacttgactggtttctgtaagaatcttgagtccatgcggcTTCCAATAGTTCATTGTACCTTCTGtcccttttccaaatgatcaactaggagtcaagttattatttcttgctcttacaactgggatcgacaacaagacttatGCCAGATAGTGTACTATACTTGTATACTTATAATGAAATTGAATGAGTCCCAtctaccagcatttttcaaaatatcttcatttgtgttcaacagaagaaagaaagccaAGTTTTTGAACGATTTTGAACGATTgcagaattttagttttttttttgtgtattataCCTTAAGACCTTCAGCTTTATCAATATTGTTTAACCTGCAGTCTCACCTAAACTGTGCAGGTGTCCATTGCGCACTGATCCAGGTGCAGCAGATACTGGAAGGGGCGGAGGAGGTGGGATCCTGCTGGATAGCTCAGTGTTAGGAGAGCGGGCTGGTGGAGCAGGGGGTGGAGCCATCCGTGGAGCACCTGTAAATCCAAAAATGACTTCATAACCTaatttcaattaaatataaatataattgctATTACACACTACTGTTCATGGAGTCAGTGAGATTTTTAGGTAAGACATTAGTTAACCAAAATTTACTAACAGAGATCAGTTAGTTCATATACATATTCCCATGTCAATTAATGTAGCTCAATGGTAAGGGTATCAGACTTGCAAGTACATACTTGAACtatacatacccactgcacatggacaattgtaattatgtacatacccactgtacatatacatttgtaattatgcttatttatctgcacacttctgattattaatagcatcctgtacatattttctgttattgtaaatctctgttcaaagCTAAtataacctgtatataatgttcatagtaaaTCCATCTgtaatatcaccatagtttttctataactgcactttataacttatagttttagtttttatctcATTtcgactttttgttttcaaattcagtaagttgtaatttgtttttagaGAGAGATTTACTAGTATTTATAAGTTTTTATGCTTTGAAAtggcttagttttagtttagtttttattagcttCAGtgttgattttagttttttttttctaaataatatttgttaggtgcaagattcagaGGTTCAGATGTATTCAGAATACATATGACACTATTATCTACcactacccatcctcaaattcaaatacaaattcAAATAATTTTGCAACCctactgaagcatgattcacttatttaaattccattatggTTTTGCCAGATCCTCTAATTTAAGCCCTCGTTTTACCCATGCTACAGTAAGATCTGGTTAAGAAGAACAATTCCTTTGTGAtgactaagtgaagtttatttgttTCGTGCTAATAAATGACTGCTGCTAGTTCCTTACCTCAGTCATATTTGACTTGAAGAATCAACCCCCTTCCACACCTACTTCACCTTTCTCTTCCTCGAAAGGgcgacacggcggcccagtggttagcactgttgcctcacagcaagaacgtcactggtccAAGTCTTTAACAGGCCAgtcgacgtttctgtgtggagtttacacattctccctcTGCACGCTTGGGTTTCCCCCTGGTTTTCAGGtttccttccacagtccaaaaacttgcGACATAGGTGAACTGACcaaaaccaaattagcaccatagACGAGCTCTTAATCAGCAGCATATCTCTCTGTAGCAATCCCTAATTTGTCATTAGAAAAttgcaggggagttctcgagaagATTTGGATTGAACTTTGATTTTTATTACTtgcaagtcgctttggataaaatcgtcgggtaaacaaaaaatgtaaatgtaggaAGCTTTCAATGCAGTATTTTTATAAATGAGACCCATGATGAGCATACTCTTATGCAGACCAGAGCTCTgattatttgagcaaatacagAATTTCTGCTTTCAACAAATATTCCTGACCccatttcaaatgtattttattgcacTTTTGATTTACCTGCAAAACGTGGCACTGCAGGGGGGCGTCTGCTGGGGGCATTACAGGGGTAGGACGGTGGTAAAGGTGGTACGCTGGGCCTGTATGTTGGTGAAGGCAAAGGAGGAGCTTTCTGGGGTAGTGGAGGAGGTGCTGAGGAGGAGTGACTGCACGCAAATGAAGCAGGAAGAGGTGGAGGTGGGGGAGGAGGTCCTAATGGACTATCCTTCATTTCAAATGACCCCGGAGATGGAGGCAATGGATAGAAGACTCCAGATGAGCGGTTAGAGTGTGATGACAATGGTGGAGGAGGCGGAGGGTAAAAAAACCCAGATAACCTGTCAGGGAGTGATGATGGAGGAACCGATGGAGGTGGTGGAGGAGGCGGTGGGTAGGAAACCCCAGATGATCTGTCAGGAAGAGAGGATGGAGGAACTGAGGGTGGCAGTGGAGGAGGTGGGGTTGTAGGCATGGGGATGGAGTGTGATTGGACGGGTAACCAAGTGGGTTTGGCCATTTGAGGAGgcgggggtggtggtgggcaagTGGGGAGAGGAGGTGGTTTGTTAATAGGACGTTCCTGGTGAGGTGGTGGAGGAGGGGGTGGGGCAGAGGAAGGAGGGGTAGAGGACAGTTTGAAAGTAGGATGTGTAGTTTGGCTGGGGGAGGTTGGAGGTGTGTATGAGGAAACAGGACGAGCCTTGGACTGTGAAGAGGTTCTCTCTAAAGGTCTGTGCGAGGGAGAGAGATCAGGGGCGCTTCCTCTAAAACCATCTCCTTGTGATGGAGGGTTCCAGAGAGGTTGCTTCAGGCTTGCAGTAGAACCGGAACGAGACACTGAAACAAACAACCATTTCCAAAAGTTACCTtccattttcaaaatacaatgcaTTGCAATAAATAGACTTGGATTAAATACCTGGATTGTGATGAGTTCGTTTGTCTCTTTGTCCAACTGGTTTAAGAACAGGAAATCCTTTAGCAAACAGTCCACCAAGACTTGGGGTCACTGCAGGTGGAGCAGATCCCGCTGTGTTTGAGGAGTTCCCTGTACTTCTTCCACTGTCATCCACATTATTCACTTTAGGTTCTGAGAATACATTGATCTCCATTATGCATATTGTGAGTTCAACAAGTGGAACCTGTTTCTTTATCTATCAAATGCTATATATTATTCAAATCTGTTCTAAGGTTAGGTGTAGGGTTAGGGCAAGTCTTTCTGGTTTCTGCCGATCAGCAGTGAAGGTTATTGGGCAACCAAGGATCATCAATGCCACAAGACACCAGGGTATCCATCCCTCCTTAATCAGCAAAGACAGATGAGATAAGCCCACAGAACAGATCCTAATCAAAGACCTTGGTGACAAGACAAGTCCTAAAGAAGTCCTGACCCCTAAAGTCAGCTTGAACAAATTACATCTGGGACTGACTGTGACCTGCACCTTTACCAAAACCAGGCTTGGGCACTAATTTAAGCAGATCAggtgattttttttctactgctCAATAGTCTATTTCTGATGCTTACATGCCAATTCTAAGCTCTTTCTAATATAGGCAGAGATCCTCATAAGTACCTTGATTGGTTTGCAAAATTGTGTTTCCACTAGGGATGCCATGgctattaatataatattgaacAGTTCGGTTGGACATCCACGGTTCAATACGTGCTTGTGAATTGCGTTTTTCTcggttttgcatttaaataatttatgtgctttaatatctccccgaattggctgtgtgtgcctgtaagtccatgagctgagatgaggaaactcctcgccactagtaaatatccaatcactatgctctaaagttagggggcgcttaaccatcattccacactttaacatggtgaagtgaggctgaggcaacgcCGGTGTCTTTCTAATCTGCGGTGTGAGaacatttcggttttgccggtaagcataatgccaataaaagataaaacggtgaacaaaaaataactgtgtgcaagcattgttttacacgtataaccatgactgcacttctgcagcgcatcacccagcaatatcactgtctgaaggcagcatagcagagaaggtaataaagtcctccaaatagcaacaaccccttgctgaatctttcaagcaaacatacccaactggttccgagagacacataaaaataacaaaggcagtgcggttgtttattgctaaagatttgcagcagTTTTCGGTGATTgaagatgtgggcttttgtcatcttataaaagcaatccgcgttacagactacagtctcgcatttttttcagcaccgagaAAATTAGGatggtttatttttgtttacttaagtacaaatttgtttatttgaaatggacaATTtctctttattaacttcacatgtatgtttattttcaaaatgtaggaaTTTATGTGTTCCctagtttgtacatgggctaccagcagctgtaagatttcagtgttaatttttttatacaatacactaggaacttgTGTACTTTTCTttgcttttaagtaaaacaaaatgagtattgcagtcaatcgtttttatttttttctccttaacctcttactgttcctaatgcctatagaataaaaaaattaaaaaacacgtGTCAAGCTATGAGAACCGAActgaaaaccgtgttaaaaaactGAGGAATGTATACCTATGTATACtttgggctaactgtattgttgcatccctagtttCCACCCATAACCATCTTTATAAAATGTACATTCTATTGGCTTCTACAGAATAGCCTTTGCTGCCCTCATGCTTGGGTAAGTCTTTGTAGTGCATTCTCAATACTGATGACTGGAAGCAACCTGTACACCTTGTCATCCCAGAGAATCTCTGATAAAACATTTTGCCGTAACATTTTGGCTGTTGTAAATATTCCTGGCCATTTGCCTTCATTTTATATGCTAATTACAAGGATTGATTGATTGCTCACAATCTATTCTATCGTGACCTCataggaatagttcacccagaaatgaaacatctatcatcatttactaatCCTCCATTTGTGTCTTGTTccatttgtttcatttgttttgtttccatCGAGTTCCATGGTATTTTTGTTCAGTGCTAACAGAcactttttttcaacattcttcagaatacctagttttgtgttcaatagaagaaagaagctAATGAAAGTTaacaaccacttgagtgtgagtaaatggtgcggagatctttatttttgggtgaactatccctaataGGTGGTCTTGTTAAGAGTTGATCTATAAATTCGCTTGCCCTGGTAAATATGTTTTGGATAATTTGtaacatatttcatttttatttattttaaaaacccaatttaaattattatttagttttaatctTCAAATAATGGAGTTAACTTGGTAACAAAAGGTTTGGTAGATGAACCACGCCTcactttgtctccttaaccaaacacctactccctaaaacttatttaaggcagaccagccctCTAGCACTGTTATACTTGTTTTCTCAAACCCATCCTCCATCCCTCTATTTCTTTGCTTTCCATTATCCTATTATCCTCTCTTCCCTTCTAGGTTGAATCGGGGGGGCCcaatcactctaccaaaatattacagagacaATACCCCAACTCTGAGTCTGTGGGCATCATCGTAGGACGCCCGATCAATCTACCTGGtcactgtttatcctcttacttctcctccccttcatcccactgttccCCTACCATCCCTTTCATCCCTacatccctacaataaagtctagctcaaagtgttGCATGGTCAATCCTGGTGAAATTCCTGTTTGCAAAAGAAGGTCCAACAAAAGACAGCACTCCAACAACAAGACTTGTTGACAAAAAAGTGTGCCGCATAACCCAAAAATGTAAGGTTAAGTGATTCCATGACCCTTTACTGAATATTGCATATCCTGAGCATAAAAATTACTGCTGTCTTTTGTAATACAGAGGAAGAGAAGGAACATTGTCACCTTCACTTTCTGTGTGGTTTTCACTCCAAGACTTCCAGTCTTGGCCCTTTATCTACCACTGTGCATTTTCATATACAAGTAGAAAGCCTATATGTGCACATGAGTGTTTTAAAGTGTGAGAACCCAAAATCTATGGACCTTGAGCTCAAATATAGCTCTGCCACTGATAAGCCCTAATAAATTGTTGACCATTTAGACTATATCTGATGCCCTCTAGTGGCTTCTCTTTATTCTTATTCTCTTTTGTTGAAATCAATTGTATTTGTTCAAGAGAACAGGTTCTCTATCTAACACTCTTCTTAATCAGCAATAGTTCAAAATGAAATCATACAGCAAATTTATGCCGAATTGGATAATAAAGAAATGAACCAGTATTGTTTTAGCATTTGTACTCCCCATGCCATGCAAACAGAAACACATAACACATttaactatattagttaacttaTCAGAATGAATTTGACTTGCACTCACTGTCAAAAACTGGTGCACTTCGGTCATTGACCTGTGCGACCTTTTTCAGTCTTGTCCCCTTCTGAATGTCAGACAGAAGCGCACTGCGTCCTCCACCCTCAGAATGCTGGAGTTTTGGAGGATCTGTTCGTGACtttaaaggaaaagaaaaagatgCTACTGAATTTATTATCTTCATGCAACtctaacaagtttaacagtgtcACAGTTTccatcatacataaaatatataaactcaAGCAGCAAATAGCTCAATCTAATTCATTTAGCTCTGCTAAAGTTTGTCTAGAACAGAAGAACACAAgacataaatacattattaaataatttacactTTTGAGTTTGGGCTGAATTATTCTTTTAGTGCTGGTTTCAAATGTCCATTTTAATAAACATTGGGCTAGCTGACATATTGAATTATACGTAAATGAAAGCAAGGCTCTGAAGGCTGAACTCTTGATTGTACAATCAGCGCACACTCATTAGAAAAAATCAGCCTCAGTTTACATTTTAgggaaatgtaaaataacattgctcCAGTGTACATTTTGtgcatgtttctgaagacaaatcCACTGGGGAGCAATGTCTATTTTTTATTTGCGAATATGAATTACACTCAGCGGCCACCTTATTGGTACATCTTTCtgacagtggaggccatttgaatacagtgaactcattgtcatgtttaagaaaccagtctttGATGATTCATACTTTAttacatggtgcgttatcctgttggaagtagccatcagaagatcagtagtaataaagggatggacatggtcagcaacaatactaaggTATAGGCTGTgtcattgacacaatgctcaatgtGTACTaacaggcccaaagtgtgccaagatatTATACCCCACACCTTAACCccaccaccaccagcttgaactatacaagacaggatggatccatgttttcatgttgttgacggtaCTTTCTGATGGAAAGTCGCAGcggaaatcaagactcatcagaccaggcaacagtTTTTCattcttctattgttcaattttggtgagcctgtgtgaattgtagcatcagtttcctgttcttagctaacaggagtggcactcggtgtggtcttcggCTGCGGTAGCTTATCTGCCCTAATGTTTggtgtgttgtgcattcagagatgctcttctgcatagctCGGTTGTAaccagtggttatttgagtttccagtctggccattctcctctgacctctggcatcaacaaggaatttgtgcccacagaactgtcgctcactggatattttctcttttttggatcattctctgtaaacactagagaatctagtagatcagcagtttctgaaatactcagatcagctcgtctggcaccaacaactatgccatgttcaaagtcatttaaaccacctttcttccccattgtgatgctcagtttgaactgcagcatatcGTCTTTACCATCGtcttctacatgcctaaatgctgccatgcgattggctgatcagaaatttgcattaacaagcatttggacaggtgtatcttataaagtagccggtgagtgtacataagTATGTTtagttgtacgtttcagatacacATTCTTCTTGTACAAGTTCATGAGAAGACAGGGTCTGTTGTAAAGATCAACTTGCAAATCActaacccttccctaaacccaaacaattgtgttttcaaaagcaaaataaGAGAGAAGTGTACTGCAACCACATAGTTTCACCTTGACTATttattgcttttgtttgttttgtggaaCCGTACTTCTCAATACTCAAACACAATTGCTCACCGAGCAAACTGACCGCAACAGATGTCCACTTGAGACCTATTGCAAAAAACAAGTTAAACCAAATAAGTAAGATCTTGTTAAGCGGTTTCACATCACTCTTGTGTTCTTTATAACACATTTTAAGGGTTTAATCTATTTTGTGATTAACAACACTTGCACCTGAAATTGTGAcacgtgcagcaaacagccaatcacacgacacaTGAGAGAGTCAGTCTGAGCGCCCTTTCTTATCCCTCTCAGTGTAATTcacttttttgtttaagataaagagatatatgataaatatatctctttatcttaaacaaaaaaaaagttaaatgaaatagatttacaaacatttatatgATAAATCAACCATTTTCAAAAATTTGAGTTTgttattaaaaaatgtcattttaataactTCATATATTAAAGCAATTGtatatgtaaacatttaaatgtaaattttaaattaaaagcattagtgATAtaaattttaatctattttaatataatataataaaaagtagcattcataattttaattcatataatataaattattagtaACAAATTCGACTCAAAAATGTTTTAGTGTAAAATTCTTTAAAATGGAGTAAAAAAAGATGTAATGAAACTGGGAGTGGCTTTATTGCATCATATAAAATGTCACTTTCAGTCTCAGTTTCTTTGGTTCAAGTTTTGGTTTGTGATATCTAACatagaataaaacctgctccagaACAGGTTAGCCATGTAGTGTTACCATCGTGACGAAACCAGATCAAAACCTACCCCCCTTTGTGGGACTGAATATTCAGAgtttgatcaaaaaaaaaaaaaaaaacttatctgGCTAAAAACCCAAACTGGCTTTGTGCAACAGGCCAATGGAGATTAAAACCTGAGGCaaacattttcaatttcaaatctTAGatgttacatattttatttgttatttatttggtgttgtgcaaaaacaaaacaattgttattttattaatagtaTGTCTCTGTAAATGTTATtattgtgaaaaggaacaaaagttgtggGTCATACTCCCTACATAGTGTTCTTTTAAgtagatattgtaataaaatgtatgtttttgctTTACGTTTTTgaagtttcacaaaaatgtaggctaaaaCACATTTCCAACGAGCGTGTGTTGAGTCCCATATTATGTAAAGTATTAAAGggatcagtggtggaaagagtactgaaaaatcatactcgagttaaagtaccattacttggaTAAAAATGTAGtacgagtagagtaaaagtatctgttgtaaattttactcaaagtaggagtaaaaagtagcccttttaaaagtactcatgagtagtgagtagtaagtattacgctgtgaaaagctgatgcgtttacatgtaatttgtggatgtgtgtaaacgtaacattctgtagtgcatcgtgttattgcccagcaggcacacaacgtcataggatgttaatattaggttagatttaggttgtgatgtcaggtgaccaaaattcaatgtctagacaGCGTCTAaggataatgtttttttcatgtctaataacaacgttaaatgacgttgatatttggttgattttaggttgtgttagaaagcgACCAAAAActaatgtcgagccaacatcttaaaccaacatcctattgacgtcaaatactgatattaatTTTGGATGTctacttggacacttttaatgcttccaaacagtttgctgcaattataaatcgcccatgtcttgagttCGTTCATTATGAAGCTATTTACCTTCTATGTATGATTTGATTGGGCAGGAATTACAGGACTAACTTTGTTAatctccatagacaagaaaaaaagtagtgactgcaggttgaaggaaagtagtggagtaaaagtacagatacagcactaaaaatgtactcaagtaagagtaaacgtacacatttttaaaactactcagtaagttacaattcctgagaaaaagtaattaattacagtaatttgagtatttccaattagttactttacaccactgaaagggatagttcacctccaTATACAAAATCTGTCAATGTTTATTTATCCTACACTGGTTTCATACCTGTTCAAACATacctaaaataaaagattaaagatCTTGTacacattgacttccatgtttTTTCTTACAATAGATGCTAATGTCTAttggtttccaacattattcaaaatatttacatttttgcttcacagaaaaaagaaactcaaatattgTTTGGGAACCACTTGTCTGTAAATAGTTCCAGAGTTCacgcttagctgatgattgattataaagcatgtttggcattttgtcccaggagagagccctgagctcataagatcctcgagcttgGGGCtacctcccatttgcagggcgaaAGGGGGGATTGAGCTCAGCTAGATTTTGAGAACTTCCTTACTGTTTGTAGTTAATGACCAAATAGGAATTGCTATGAAGAGATAATTGTTGACTAGGAGCACATCTAGCACAtgtatggtgccaatttggattagtcaatttggaagtcgcatgtctttggataggAGGAAACTGGgcaaaacccacgtgagcatgtgGAGATCATgtaacctccacacagaaacgttgacTGGCCTAGGAAAGACTTGAAcgagtgacattcttgctgtgaggcaacagtgctaaccatacctgtcaacattgggatgtgaaaataggGCATACACTCCCATCAAGTTATCAAATCACACTGTATAATTAAAACTGTGTAATTCTTCATTGTATAATtgaaacattctgattaaagagcagtgaATGATTTTCCcataaagattttttatttgattgcattaaataacagaggtgtcactttaaaaatgcacagatctataatgaaagcatttgatagATTTCCTAACTTTTTAAGCTCAATTAAGACCAAATTGATTGTGTTTAAAGGGAAACCCTGCcagacatctttagatattattattattattattattattattattgactaacTGGATTattggatgacttactacttactacttactactaACTGGATTATTGGATGACTTCCCCCAAGATTCTGAAGTGTACATCCAATGCATGCTGCACTATCTCATAATGCCATCctagttccattcatactgctcacatactgtaacatacttttctaatgacagaatagtacgtttaaattcaaatgcagtacctactgagtaataGGCGGcttcggacgcagcctatgtcTGTTCAATTACGCACCTAAAAACCCACAGTGTCCGATTTTGCTTCAATTCAAATTGCGTgcacagaatccgtttgggaaacagcgtctatttatcattATGGAACgcgtctgacagtcacgcacaACTACATAAACTAACTGTTTTGAAGATAGCATAGGGCAACAGTGCATGTAATGGAAAAGAAGGGAATTCCACCATTCCACCATTCCACcaaaaaatgaaagcacagaacagatttacatttaagactagagcaaggggcgtcccctgggggttcggcggtatgggttgggtatagggaggatcggctctttaatgtttgttgccatccttcatagaaagattaaaaatataagacaaatacagcaaaatacctttacgggatgatagcaagatagaattgtaaaatacgggagaatcccaggaaaaacgggagtgttgagagagatggtgctaaccactgggccgccatgcTGCCCTATCAAGGAAAAGGGGGAagagtaggggtgaaagggggaTTCCACAATCAAGACTAAGATAACTGCGGttagaaactctggttatttatagtgagtcaaGAATCATCTTACTGGTGAATCATAGGGTAACCAATTtgagaccagctgtggtcaatcataagcatgtgatcgcCTTGAAATTAACTTAACATAGTGAGTAAATGTCCATCTTTGGAGGTACCACAGGAACTAATTTTCCAAGCTCACAACTTTCTAAATTGTTTTCTAGAGGTTATGTCAAAGGAAAGTATTTTTGGAAAGATATTTTGTCAGCTGAACGACAACGAGAAAGGCAAATCTGAACATGTGACACCTGTTCTGTATATCCCTGC containing:
- the wipf3 gene encoding uncharacterized protein wipf3 isoform X1 codes for the protein MPVPPPPPPPPAPPPPPPPATAPAQVSSGHLLRSVCSSRTDPPKLQHSEGGGRSALLSDIQKGTRLKKVAQVNDRSAPVFDKPKVNNVDDSGRSTGNSSNTAGSAPPAVTPSLGGLFAKGFPVLKPVGQRDKRTHHNPVSRSGSTASLKQPLWNPPSQGDGFRGSAPDLSPSHRPLERTSSQSKARPVSSYTPPTSPSQTTHPTFKLSSTPPSSAPPPPPPPHQERPINKPPPLPTCPPPPPPPQMAKPTWLPVQSHSIPMPTTPPPPLPPSVPPSSLPDRSSGVSYPPPPPPPPSVPPSSLPDRLSGFFYPPPPPPLSSHSNRSSGVFYPLPPSPGSFEMKDSPLGPPPPPPPLPASFACSHSSSAPPPLPQKAPPLPSPTYRPSVPPLPPSYPCNAPSRRPPAVPRFAGAPRMAPPPAPPARSPNTELSSRIPPPPPLPVSAAPGSVRNGHLHSLDDFESKFHFHPIEDFPPPEEFRPFPRIYPSKENRVNPHPPAMMTHLR
- the wipf3 gene encoding uncharacterized protein wipf3 isoform X3, with protein sequence MAKPTWLPVQSHSIPMPTTPPPPLPPSVPPSSLPDRSSGVSYPPPPPPPPSVPPSSLPDRLSGFFYPPPPPPLSSHSNRSSGVFYPLPPSPGSFEMKDSPLGPPPPPPPLPASFACSHSSSAPPPLPQKAPPLPSPTYRPSVPPLPPSYPCNAPSRRPPAVPRFAGAPRMAPPPAPPARSPNTELSSRIPPPPPLPVSAAPGSVRNGHLHSLDDFESKFHFHPIEDFPPPEEFRPFPRIYPSKENRVNPHPPAMMTHLR
- the wipf3 gene encoding uncharacterized protein wipf3 isoform X2 — protein: MPVPPPPPPPPAPPPPPPPATAPAQSRTDPPKLQHSEGGGRSALLSDIQKGTRLKKVAQVNDRSAPVFDKPKVNNVDDSGRSTGNSSNTAGSAPPAVTPSLGGLFAKGFPVLKPVGQRDKRTHHNPVSRSGSTASLKQPLWNPPSQGDGFRGSAPDLSPSHRPLERTSSQSKARPVSSYTPPTSPSQTTHPTFKLSSTPPSSAPPPPPPPHQERPINKPPPLPTCPPPPPPPQMAKPTWLPVQSHSIPMPTTPPPPLPPSVPPSSLPDRSSGVSYPPPPPPPPSVPPSSLPDRLSGFFYPPPPPPLSSHSNRSSGVFYPLPPSPGSFEMKDSPLGPPPPPPPLPASFACSHSSSAPPPLPQKAPPLPSPTYRPSVPPLPPSYPCNAPSRRPPAVPRFAGAPRMAPPPAPPARSPNTELSSRIPPPPPLPVSAAPGSVRNGHLHSLDDFESKFHFHPIEDFPPPEEFRPFPRIYPSKENRVNPHPPAMMTHLR